Below is a window of Bacteroidota bacterium DNA.
AAAGCAGGAACTCCCGAGGCTCAAAAAGTGGTGAAATGGCTTCAAACAGAGATGGGGGTGGCGAAGATCAGGTTTCCTGAAACATCAAGCATCGGCGTGAAACCCGTTTCACAGCAAGGAACTGAACGCCTCGTGCGGGCAGCGATACAGTATGCGGTAAATAACAAGCGTAAATCGGTTACGTTTGTTCACAAAGGAAACATCATGAAATTCACGGAAGGCAGCTTCAGAGACTGGGGATACGAACTCGCAAAACGCGAATTTGCCGGTACGACTGTCTCGTGGGATGATTGCGCCGGGAATCCGCCCGCAGGGAAGGTTCTTATCAAGGACGTGATCGCTGACGCGTTCTTGCAGCAGATTCTGACTCGTCCGGCGGAATACGATGTTATTGCAACGCTGAATCTCAACGGAGACTATATTTCCGATGCGCTCGCTGCCCAAGTCGGAGGAATAGGAATCGCTCCGGGAGGAAACATTAACTACGAGAATGGCTATGCCATGTTCGAGGCAACCCACGGAACAGCACCAAAGTACGCGGGGCTTGATAAGGTCAATCCCGGCTCGGTAATTCTCAGCGGCGAAATGATGTTCCGTTACTTCGGTTGGACGGAAGCAGCTGACCTGATTATAACCGCCCTCGAAAAAACGATCCAGTCAAAAGTTGTGACATACGACTTTGCCCGACTGATGGATGGCGCAAAGGAAGTAAAATGCTCCGACTTCGGCAAAGCAATCATTTCAAACATGTAAACATCTCTGTTCTCTCTCCTTTACTGAGGCGTTTCCCGGAACCGGAAATCTTGGGAAACGCTTTTGCTTTAACATCTCTCACCGGCGTCATACTAACTCCCGCCTCTTGTCCACTCATCGTTCATCGCATACAGGAAGATTGAACAACGTATTGATTGCAGTTCTACAAACCGCGGCGTGCATACCTCACCGATACGAAGACCATGCAATCAGTTCAACAAATCCGCTCACCTGGAAATGGCACACGGTTAGTTGTAGAAAAGGACATCGGAAAAGGATTCTACTCAGTAACATTCAACCATACATTACACAGAAAGGTAATCACGTGAGAATACTTTCATTCTTTGTTGCGCTTGTTGTTGCAGTGGCTTTCTTAGGATGTCAGGACGGCAACAGCCCAATTGCGCCCGAACACGCATCAATAACTCCGACATTTGTGAAAAGTGCATCCATTCCCGGAGGCTTGCTTATTCTGAACGCGGAAGTGAGTTCGGGTTACGGCAACGTTCATGAGATCGTCTACGACCTTGGAGGCTCAATCCGGTACTCGCTTGTAACCGAAGAGGGTGGAAAAAGCATCCTCGAACTCTTGATCGATGCCACGTTGACGGAAAAGAACGCAAACGGAGAAGTCAAGAAGATTCAATCCGAAAAAGCGGAGTATTTCGAGGCGCTCGAGGAGATAACATTCTTCTCCCAGGAATTCTCAGTTGATGGTACGCAAGGCAGCCTCCACTTGTTCATCGAATTCCAACTTAGCGGCAACCAGATTCAAGTACAGAGGGTTGCATTGGTTGATTCAAACGAAGCTGCAGGATAAGCAGACAAACAAATAACGAAACGTCCCGGCACAGCCATCAGTGTCGGGACGTTCCTTTTTCAGAAACAGATCTTCTCAGGAAATCTTGTATGAGGGAATTTCTTTCGGCAGAATAATTGCCATCAGGATGTACCCGAGCAATACAATTCCGCCGGACGCAAATGCAGCAACAAGAAACAGAATTCGGACGATGGTGGAATCAATCCCGAAATACTCCCCCAACCCTCCACACACACCAAACAACTTGCTGTCCGTGAAGGATCGATACAGGCGACGAGGCTGTTGAGACTGCTCTTCAGAATAGGATGGCACAGGCTCACCTGTTGCTTGATCGGGCGCAGCAGTCGCCGGTTTGGTAAGTGAATTCCTGCCTCCCCACAGAAATGCAACACCTGCCAGGATCAACAAAACAGGGACAAGCAAATCGGGGCCGAACCACCACCAATTATGCCAGAATGAAAAGCCCATGTTGTGAAGGAAGAGGACAAATCCTATGGCCATCAACAGGATACCCCAGAAGAGACTGTTCTTTTTCGATGACGACGCACCTGCGTCCGGAGTAGACGAGGGGGTTGCCGGTTCTGCTTTTTGGAAGGCCGCCATATTGAACGGCTCTTTGGGAACCACGATCATTGCAGCAATATACAGCAAGATGCCCGAGCCACCCATGAGCGTGAGCAGAACCCATGCGATGCGAACGAGGGTCGGATCGAGGTTGAAGTATTTCGCCAATCCACCGCACACACCGTCGATCATTCGGTCTGATCGGGATTTATAGAATCTCTTTACGCCGGTTGATTCTGACATGCCTGCCTCCTGTTGAATGGTGATTTCTACGTTGTGGTACGCAATGCCCATTGGCAAGTTGCATCCGTAAACCAGAAAAGCCGGTCTGCGACCGGCCTTTTGCTAAATGATGGCAACGTACATTTACGCGTTACACTTCCATGATTTCTTTCTCTTTGTGCGCTAAAAGTGTGTCAATATCCTTTACGAATTTGTCAGTCAGTTTCTGGGTTTCCTGCTCGCCCCGCTTGCGGTCGTCTTCCGACAAATGCTCAGATTTCTCCGACTTTTTCAGATGTTCAATCGCATCACGGCGGATGTTGCGAATGGCAACCTTCCCTTCTTCGCCAAATTTCTTTGCCAGTTTTACAAGCTCACGACGGCGTTCTTCATTAAGAGGAGGAATCGGCACGCGGATCAAGTCTGCATCTTTCATGGGATTCATTCCAATGTTTGCAGCTTGAATGGCCTTCACAATCGGATCGAGCATGCTCTTGTCCCACGGAGTAACAGTAAGGGTATGGAGATCAGCGACGCTGACATTTCCCACTTGATTGAGCGGAGTCGGCGTTCCGTAATAATCAACCTTGATGGAATCGAGAAGTGTTGTTGTTGCTTTGCCGGTTCGAATTCTGACGAGTTCCTGGCGCACCACATCCGTAGCTTTCGTCATTCGTGTTTCGGTATCTTTAAGGATCTCTTTTATCATAGTGTAACCTTCGTTGTTGTTCTACGATGAAGCAAGCTCATGAACTCTCGTTCCGATCTCCTCTCCCGTCATCAAGCGTTTCAGGTTGCCGGGTTTGTTCATATTGAAGACAAGAATAGGCAATTTGTTCTCCCGGCAGAGAGTTATTGCCGTCATGTCCATCACGTTGAGATTTCTCTTCAGCACATCGATATAGGAGATTTCAGGAAACTTCATGGCATGGGGATTTTTTTCGGGATCGGAATCGTATACACCGTCCACGCGGGTTCCCTTGATGATAACATCGGCCTCGATTTCCACTGCACGCAATGCCGCCGCCGTATCGGTGGTGAAATACGGATTGCCCGTTCCGGCTCCGAAGATGACGATTCTATTCTTCTCAAGATGTCTTACGGCTCGCCTGCGGATAAACGGTTCGGCAATCACTTCCATTCTGATTGCAGAAATGAGTCGGGTAACCAAATCCTGATGCTCGAGGGCACTCTGCAACGCCAGTGCGTTGATGAGTGTGGCGAGCATTCCCATGTGATCGCCCGTTACCTTGTCGATATTATCGGATGAGTTGGAGACGCCACGATAGATATTTCCTCCACCAATCACAATCCCCACTTGGGCACCCAAATCGTACACGGATTTGATTTCGAGGGCGTATTGCTTTAACACTGCCGAGTCGATACCGAACTGCTTGTCTCCCATCAGCGCCTCGCCGCTCAGTTTCAGCAAGACACGCCTGTATTTGAGTTTGCTCATGTATTGAAGTTCATTTGACGTGATACAAAAATGTCCCCTTGAAGGGGACATTCATGTTACTTGGTTTCTTCACCGAGATGAAAACGCTGGAAGCGCTTGATCGAAATCGGCTGACCTGACAATTTGCCTGCCTCGGCAAGGAAGTCCTTGATTGTTTTCCCGGAATCCTTGATAAACGTTTGTTCCATCAGCGCAACTT
It encodes the following:
- the pyrH gene encoding UMP kinase, translating into MSKLKYRRVLLKLSGEALMGDKQFGIDSAVLKQYALEIKSVYDLGAQVGIVIGGGNIYRGVSNSSDNIDKVTGDHMGMLATLINALALQSALEHQDLVTRLISAIRMEVIAEPFIRRRAVRHLEKNRIVIFGAGTGNPYFTTDTAAALRAVEIEADVIIKGTRVDGVYDSDPEKNPHAMKFPEISYIDVLKRNLNVMDMTAITLCRENKLPILVFNMNKPGNLKRLMTGEEIGTRVHELASS
- the icd gene encoding NADP-dependent isocitrate dehydrogenase; translation: MATYKKLTPPTSGQKISIVNGKLNVPDNPIVPFIEGDGTGPDIWRASQIVFDAAVSKAYGSKRKIVWFEVYAGEKSNVVYGENTWLPDDTLEAIKEYTVGIKGPLTTPVGGGIRSINVALRQLLDLYVCLRPVQYFKGVPSPVKHPELIDMIIFRENTEDIYAGIEWKAGTPEAQKVVKWLQTEMGVAKIRFPETSSIGVKPVSQQGTERLVRAAIQYAVNNKRKSVTFVHKGNIMKFTEGSFRDWGYELAKREFAGTTVSWDDCAGNPPAGKVLIKDVIADAFLQQILTRPAEYDVIATLNLNGDYISDALAAQVGGIGIAPGGNINYENGYAMFEATHGTAPKYAGLDKVNPGSVILSGEMMFRYFGWTEAADLIITALEKTIQSKVVTYDFARLMDGAKEVKCSDFGKAIISNM
- the frr gene encoding ribosome recycling factor; amino-acid sequence: MIKEILKDTETRMTKATDVVRQELVRIRTGKATTTLLDSIKVDYYGTPTPLNQVGNVSVADLHTLTVTPWDKSMLDPIVKAIQAANIGMNPMKDADLIRVPIPPLNEERRRELVKLAKKFGEEGKVAIRNIRRDAIEHLKKSEKSEHLSEDDRKRGEQETQKLTDKFVKDIDTLLAHKEKEIMEV
- a CDS encoding PspC domain-containing protein; protein product: MGFSFWHNWWWFGPDLLVPVLLILAGVAFLWGGRNSLTKPATAAPDQATGEPVPSYSEEQSQQPRRLYRSFTDSKLFGVCGGLGEYFGIDSTIVRILFLVAAFASGGIVLLGYILMAIILPKEIPSYKIS